One window of Halichondria panicea chromosome 7, odHalPani1.1, whole genome shotgun sequence genomic DNA carries:
- the LOC135339159 gene encoding NACHT, LRR and PYD domains-containing protein 12-like, whose translation MIQKEKIQRGRIDDEFVRLSITGKIDDILLQKTPVNLTNIFSEIGNRRNFVLIEGAPGSGKSTLALHICQEWAEGKLFQEFDIAILVRLRDPLVREAKKIEDLLPCRKSTHASQIGDEILETDGKGVLWVLDGWDELPSDLHGDSIITKLVEPGFAQESPLHKSAVIVTSRPSSSAKLHPRVSSRVEVLGFTPHQLEQYFTECLNGDSQAVQTLLERIRENPVVEGSCYLPLNASIVVNCFLSDNHSLPTSNHGIFISVVQSSLKRYLQDRLGKTTPVGDITSPDSLPSEIRTETVQMCQLAYHGIEKNKATFTDNDLAALRITKEISYVGLLQTVPSIISDGHLVYYCFLHLSIQELLAAIHISLMSPKQQISVFQKLFGSPRFSAVFQFYAGITKLSTSRPILSLLPRFLCPVPATVFDLVRKVVKKEKEKEYGEPKPLLLSLINCLYEAEDSSLCVFVANLLNHNLDLGCTTMNPIDCLSVGYFASACSNTSNGFTLRLNDCSIDDQGCKFLARGLSKCPNSNNDIPTGGIHIAEIIENTSSISELDLSNNAIGNSGLSTLCEALSTNTSLKILYLGNCSLTISDDNGAALYQLLNTNNSLEFLNLSGNTVTSCRHIAAGLAVNKTLRTLRLISCALTDQSIEELSTGLINKIEELYIYGNDSITEDGMKTLARHLTTHCSELTLLYIPNHLRSCIETVFRDANKERKRNGLPEINYV comes from the coding sequence atgattcagaaggagaaaatacagagaggaagaatcgatgatgaatttgttaggctatcaatcacaggaaaaatcgacgatattttacttcaaaaaactccGGTTAACTTGACTAACATTTTCTCTGAGATTGGAAATAGacgaaactttgtgttgattgaaggagctcccggctctggcaagagcacccttgctctacacatctgtcaggagtgggcagagggaaaactgttccaagagttcgatattgcaatcctcgtgagactgagagatccaCTTGTTAGAGAAGCCAAGAAAATAGAAGACCTTCTCCCTTGTAGGAAATCAACACACGCAAGCCAGATTGGAGATGAAATTTTAGAAACTGATggcaaaggtgtactgtgggtgctggACGGGTGGGACGAGCTTCCTTCTGACCTCCATGGAGACTCGATCATCACCAAACTAGTTGAACCAGGCTTTGCACAAGAAAGTCCGCTACATAAATCCGCCGTCATTGTAACATCTCGCCCGTCGTCTTCAGCTAAGCTCCACCCACGTGTATCGTCCAGGGTGGAAGTGttggggttcactccacatcaactagaacagtattttACCGAGTGTCTGAATggtgactcacaagctgtgcagactctactggagagaattcgagagaacccagtggtagaaggtagctgctacctccccctcaatgcttccattgtCGTTAATTGCTTTCTTTCTGATAACCACTCACTCCCCACATCCAACCACGGGATATTCATATCAGTTGTCCAAAGCTctctcaagagatacctcCAGGATAGGTTGGGGAAGACCACTCCAGTGGGAGACATCACATCCCCAGACTCACTGCCCTCGGAAATCAGAACAGAGACCGtacaaatgtgtcaacttgcatatcaTGGGATCGAAAAAAACAAAGCAACATTTACTGACAATGATTTGGCCGCTCTTCGCATTACGAAGGAAATTTCATACGTTGGACtattacaaactgttcccagtatcattagcgatggtcatctggtttactactgttttctccacctgtctattcaagagctactagcagcaatccacatctctctcatgtctcccaagcaacaaatttctgtattccagaagctgtttggtagtcctcgattcagtgcagtcttccagttttatgctggtatcaccaaactgaGTACTAGTAGACCAATCCTCAGTTTGCTACCTCGATTCTTGTGTCCAGTTCCAGCCACTGTTTTTGATCTGGTCAGAAAGGTTGTCAAAAAGGAGAAAGAGAAAGAGTATGGTGAGCCGAAGCCCCTTTTGTTGTCcctcatcaattgtttgtacgaagctgaagactcgtcactgtgtgtgtttgtggctaatcTTCTTAATCACAATCTAGATCTTGGTTGCACTACAATGAATCCTATTGACTGCCTCTCTGTTGGATATTTCGCATCAGCTTGTTCCAACACCAGTAATGGATTCACACTGCGCCTCAACGATTGCTCTATTGATGAccaaggctgcaaatttcttgcccgaggactctccaagtgtcccaactctaataatgatattcctaCAGGAGGGATACACATCGCTGAGATTATCGAGAACACTAGTTCAATATCTGAATTGGATTTGTCTAATAATGCCATTGGTAACAGTGGGCTTAGCACACTCTGTGAGGCCTTGTCAACtaacacatcattaaagaTCCTGTACCTGGGCAATTGCTCACTAACAATATCAGAcgacaatggagctgccctctatcaacttctgaatacaaacaattccctcgAATTTCTTAATTTGTCTGgtaacacagtgactagctgtcgtcacattgctgctggacttgcagtcaataagactctgagaacattgagatTGATTTCCTGTGCactgactgatcagagtatcgaggagctatcaactggactgatcaacaAGATTGAAGAACTGTACATTTATGGTAATGActcaataacagaagatggaatgaagacgcttgccagacatctaaccacccactgctctgaactgacacTATTGTACATACCCAACCACCTAAGATCCTGTATCGAGACAGTATTCAGGGAcgctaacaaagagaggaagagaaatggactacccGAGATTAATTATGTTTAG
- the LOC135339151 gene encoding NACHT, LRR and PYD domains-containing protein 12-like: protein MIQKEKIQRGIDDEFVRLSITGKIDDILLQKTPVNLTNIFSEIGNRRNFVLIEGAPGSGKSTLALHICQEWAEGKLFQEFDIAILVKLRDPLVRKAITISDLLPCTNKAMANETETAIMSLYGKGVLWVLDGWDELPSDLPRDSIINKLIRPDMSRESPLHESAVIVTSRPSSSAKLHPRVSSRVEVLGFTPHELEQYFKECLKGDSQAVQTLLERIRENPVVEGSCYLPLNASIVVNCFLSDNHSLPTSNHGIFISVVQSSLKRYLQEKLGKTTPVGDITSPDSLPSEIRTETVQMCQLAYHGIEKNKATFTDNDLAALRITKEISNVGLLQTVPSIISDGHLVYYCFLHLSIQELLAAIHISLMSPKQQISVFQKLFGNPRFSAVFQFYAGITKLSTSRPILSKLPRFLCPVPATVFDLVRKVVKTEKEKKYFEPKILLLSLINCLYEAEDSRLCVFVANLLNHNLDLDRTTMNPIDCLSVGYFASVCSNSSNGFTLSLSNCSIGDQGCKFLVRGLSKCPNSNNDIPTEGIHIAEIIENTSSISKLDLSNNVICNSGLSTLCEALSTNISLKSLNLAKCSLTISDDNGAALYQLLDTNNSLKYLDLSDNTVTSCRHIAAGLAVNKTLRRLDLNNCKLTDQSIEELSTGLINKIQALYIRRNASITEDGMKTLARHLTTHCSELTRLSIPLRLRSCIETVFRDANEERKRNGLPEIYVRINVFDEWTMND from the coding sequence atgattcagaaggagaaaatacagagaggaatcgacgatgaatttgttaggctatcaatcacaggaaaaattgacgatattttacttcaaaaaactccAGTTAACTTGACTAACATTTTCTCTGAGATTGGAAATAGacgaaactttgtgttgattgaaggagctcccggctctggcaagagcacccttgctctacacatctgtcaggagtgggcagagggaaaactgttccaagaattcgatattgcaatcctcgtGAAACTGAGAGATCCCCTCGTTAGAAAAGCTATTACAATTTCTGACTTACTTCCCTGCACAAACAAAGCGATGGCTAATGAAACAGAAACTGCAATTATGTCACTGTACggcaaaggtgtactgtgggtgctggACGGATGGGACGAACTTCCTTCTGACCTCCCTAGAGACTCAATCATCAACAAACTAATTCGACCAGACATGTCACGAGAAAGTCCGCTACACGAATCAGCTGTAATTGTAACATCTCGCCCGTCGTCTTCAGCTAAGCTCCACCCACGTGTATCGTCCAGGgtggaggtgttggggttcactccacatgaactagaacagtatttcAAGGAGTGTCTGAAaggtgactcacaagctgtgcagactctactggagagaattcgagagaacccagtggtagaaggtagctgctacctccccctcaatgcttccattgtCGTTAATTGCTTTCTTTCTGATAACCACTCACTCCCCACATCCAACCACGGGATATTCATATCAGTTGTCCAAAGCTctctcaagagatacctcCAGGAGAAGTTGGGGAAGACCACTCCAGTGGGAGACATCACATCCCCAGACTCACTGCCCTCGGAAATCAGAACAGAGACCGtacaaatgtgtcaacttgcatatcaTGGGATCGAAAAAAACAAAGCAACATTTACTGACAATGATTTGGCCGCTCTTCGCATTACGAAGGAAATTTCAAACGTTGGACtattacaaactgttcccagtatcattagcgatggtcatctggtttactactgctttctccacctgtctattcaagagctactagcagcaatccacatctctctcatgTCTCCCAAACAACAAATCTCTGTATTCCAGAAGCTCTTTGGGAATCCTCGATTCAGTGCAGTCTTCCAGTTTTATgctggtatcaccaaactgaGTACAAGTAGACCAATCCTCAGCAAGCTACCTCGATTCTTGTGTCCAGTTCCAGCCACTGTTTTTGATCTGGTCAGAAAGGTTGTCAAAACTGAGAAAGAGAAGAAGTATTTTGAGCCGAAGATCCTGTTGTTGTCcctcatcaattgtttgtacgaagctgaagactcgcgactgtgtgtgtttgtggccaATCTTCTTAATCACAATCTAGATCTTGATCGCACTACAATGAATCCTATTGACTGCCTCTCTGTTGGATATTTTGCATCAGTTTGTTCCAATAGCAGTAATGGATTCACACTTAGCCTCAGCAATTGCTCTATTGGTGAccaaggctgcaaatttctggtccgaggactctccaagtgtcccaactctaataatgatattcctaCAGAAGGGATACACATCGCTGAGATTATCGAGAACACTAGTTCAATATCTAAATTGGATTTGTCTAATAATGTCATTTGCAACAGTGGACTTAGCACACTCTGTGAGGCCTTGTCCACTAACATATCATTAAAGAGCCTGAACCTGGCCAAATGCTCACTAACAATATCAGAcgacaatggagctgccctctatcaacttctgGACACAAACAATTCCCTCAAATATCTTGATTTGTCTGAtaacacagtgactagctgtcgtcacattgctgctggacttgcagtcaataagactctgagaaGATTGGACTTGAATAACTGTaaactgactgatcagagtatcgaggaactatcaactggactgatcaacaAGATTCAAGCACTGTACATTAGGCGTAATGCctcaataacagaagatggaatgaagacgcttgccagacatctaaccacccactgctctgaactgacacGATTGTCGATACCCCTCCGCCTAAGATCCTGTATCGAGACAGTATTCAGGGACGCTAAcgaagagaggaagagaaatggactacccGAGATTTATGTGCGTATTAATGTGTTTGATGAATGGACTATGAATGACTAA
- the LOC135339173 gene encoding uncharacterized protein LOC135339173 has protein sequence MATKEQNQDSTTSCPPSRERVLLNHKLSSYRDYLQSRYREPDSTSVTQWPPVSTKTIFKLAMIQKEKIQRGRIDDEFFRPSITAKIDDILLQKTPVDLINIFSEIRDRRNFVLIEGAPGSGKSTLALHICQEWAKGKLFQELDIAILVKLRDPLVREAITIADILPCIDTAE, from the exons ATGGCtactaaagagcagaaccaag actccaccacctcgtgtcctccctcccgagagagggtcctgctgaaccacaagctgtcctcgtacagggactacctacaaagtcgctacagagaaccagactccacatcagtcacacaatggcctcccgtctcaacaaaaacaattttcaaactggccatgattcagaaggagaaAATACAGAGAGGCAGAATTGACGATGAATTTTTTAGACCATCAATCACAGCAAAAATTGACGATATTttacttcaaaaaactccGGTTGACTTGATAAACATTTTCTCTGAGATTAGAGATAGacgaaactttgtgttgattgaaggagctcccggctctggcaagagcacccttgctctacacatctgtcaggagtgggcaaaggggaaactgttccaagagctcgatattgcaatcctcgtGAAACTAAGAGATCCCCTCGTTAGAGAAGCCATTACAATTGCTGACATACTTCCCTGCATTGATACGGCCgaataa